Below is a window of Quercus robur chromosome 6, dhQueRobu3.1, whole genome shotgun sequence DNA.
gaaagaaaagaaacaacacatgtaagggtagatgaaagaaacatacatcaacatataaagaagataagtacaatgtatatcAATAATGGTCTCAAGACCCatgatgagaatgcaaattgtcatatttttttcccttaatgtttagtcttttatatttattcgGTGCCTAAATGTaatcattattcttatattttgatttaggatgcaaatggaggcgttaagtgcaaaacgtagctaattggGCGATTCTGGACAACTTTGACATCGCTTTGTAATCtgggcataactctctcatctATGCTACGATTGAGATGATTGAAGATGCTATGGAACGCCAAGACAAAGttctacaactttcatgttttgagttttaagaGATACGGGCTGCATCAAGGTCGAAATCGGGCTTAAAGTTGCTGCACCTACACTGCTAACGttctggaatgttcctttgTCTGCAATTCTGATAAACAGATCTGGTGAGGTTTATTTTTAGAAGCTTCCAGATTTGGTGCACGAAATTTCCAGTggaaaaacaccactttcctagttatattaggattttgttttatttttaatatttttccttaattagttagatttggataatattattgagaatatttttaggagattttgtaggcttgggaaagggggaattaatgtgtaaaagggggaggagaaatcagaattggacacacatgcctctctctctcctctaatctgatttttttcctttgagttttcatcatggccctacttggctaaacttttatacttggttgAAGGAAATTGAAGCCTgggaatcaataaaactgtgagatctaatttgttttttattgtttaatttatgctttgaatatcggatgttcttctgtgcctattttcatgattgtcttgtttaattactaggaggcctactagtttattattcattgcaatctactgctaggttagatatcaaatccataattgtttgatttctttaacttgtgaagcaaccaagatttaatgatttgctgcgtcagaaattattagatcttagaaAAAATgctcgactaaattaaatgcaaccgcttgtgtttgtgttgtttagtttcattgatctctctaattcttaaggctgtTACTAGATTAAACCTTCAGCGCTTGTCTTaggttgtttagtagttaaggtttattagatcgcttgttttctaattaactacgactaaggagagataggaaaattgTTCCGatggtgaatattcaaagtgtgaattgatatatacttgcatcaATGATTAGTTGTAAAATtccgatggtggatgttgacttagaccaaggtttgttcttttgattaatttcaatactttaatttgaattttttttgcttaaaattgttttcattatactccACCCCCCCTCTTTGttcacatagcataaaactaggctagatactctcTGTGGAAACGATCCTTACTcgcactactacatatatttttaggagtataggttttatttttggttgcttgCGACAGCACACCAACCCATGTATAAGAATAACTGTATCTaaagtagagaaaagaaaaagatacaaataatCCTTACTGCATCCCTCAGATATCAATattccccctaacaaaatggtcctatactaactctcttcttaagaatgactactcttatatccaaaactactctccctttttgtcacgagtgacaaaaggtaagagtgtcaagtagacatttCATCTGTACCGAAAGaactagcatctccatcatcatcatccttgaAAGCagtagcatcatcatcatcatcatccttatcCTCAGAAGCTGTTGgaggagaaggaagagaagCCTTAGAAGCAAAGCCACCCATGACCGCCTGCTGTCGTGCTATACGGCTGACATGAACGTTCACTTGATACAACTcagtagagagtgtatcaaggcaagcatccatgcgctgaagcTGCGTCATGATGTTTCCAAGAGTCACATCGCCCGTAGAAGAGGAGGGAGCAGATGTGAAAGGAATGGATTGGAATGGAACCGAATGGGAGGGATGAGCTGCTGACCCAGAATGCCTCGACCTAAACCACGCCTCGCTCCGTTTAATGGTAGTGgcatctatggcacacataaaaaaaatggtcagacgctggaaaaggaacagaaaagtGGCGTAAGATCCTTGTGATAGTGGAAGGAatgatgagcttatcacgggacgtcgaatccctatagacatctatgatagaaagaataaagtgagaaggaaaatttatagtaagatgctcaagaagggacaacaaaaagcgagcacgaggctctatgATAGAGTCATAGTGAGAAAGAGGGTAAAGAACAAATGTCATAACCATGTTCAAAAACTGAGGGCCTTTTGCAAAGTCTGTACAGTAAGTGAACTGACGCTCACCCCAATCAAAAGGGCGCTCACAAAAAGCAGATTTGAgctcatctttggacacagtcctcagacgctcacaaccaggatagtcaggaaactctaccTTAGGGACACAGATCACATTTGCAACAATCTGCGGTGTGACAGTAATGCGCATATCTCGAATGCGAGTGATAAAATGAGGTActgaaaaatcaaatccatgcatgttggagtaaaactcctgtattAGCACAGATGGACATATGACcaggacgtcacacagtgactcccaacctcGACTGTGAATAACATCGGGTAGGTCAGTGTCAGCAAAGTTCACCAGGATGACTTGGTGTTCAGAATGAATGCCTCAtcaagaaaagttctccgagaaggcCTTTCGGTCATTCTCATCACAGAACCGAATAGATGAAGGAGTAGGATCATATGAAGTGGATGCCCTAAAACAAAAAGGGTTCTAGGACGGAGTAGACTTgcgtttaggtgccatagacacagACTAACACaaacagaagagagagagagagagagagagagagagagagagagagagagagagaatcagaaaagtcctaaaacaattcaaatatagcAAGTGtattgaaaagagagtacatATGCatggaaatgcatgaatatgtgacatgcaatataaaaagcatcatgggctcagcctaatctaatcctaccagcacacagtcaatttgcacacatctaaatgcatgataatactgttataatgcttatgtgatgcaatgcatgatgttTAAAGATCttttaaacaaaaacccatcccaaaattttaacaaaaactcaacaattttcaaaaaccccaaaacctagatctaaatgcatgaagaatgaagAGATAAGAGAGCATACCAAGTGATTTGAAGCAAGGAGAGGTCAAAAATCATGTGCATTGaagattttgagagagaaaagagtgtttgGGAGATGAAGAGATGGATCTGTCGAGAGAGTGATTGAGAAAAGTGAGAACCGGATCGCGCTAAATGTTTATATAGGAGTTcaataaatctcgatagatagagGTGTTGAGCATTATTGGCTTCGACAGATGCAACTGTCGAGGAACAATTCAATAGAAAAGATAACAGTCAAGCTCGATCAATCCACcagctgtcgagaagctattaAGGGTCCAGAAAGTTTGTCATTTGATCCACTTAGCtattgagaagctatcgagattgcAATAAGAGGAAGTTgaaaagctcgatagatagccaggTGTTaaggaggtgtcgagaagctgtcgagattgcttaaaaatagtttttcaagagaggaaaaacacagatacgaatgcaatcaagcatgcaactcaaccaaaggTCCAATCAACATTAAAAAccctcaaaatcatctctcaacaacaattttGAGTTTgagcacatagatcccaaaaacacacacacacacacactaagcaagtctaaccaattttatattttaaaaacaagtcaaaacaatttagtgagtatacatgaacacatgtaaaccttgtgatagctaaatcacattgtacatgcatatgtatcaagagtagcaaagaatattgtgtgttgtgtgtgaaaaatatcgtaagattgcataagtgtatacatgttatgacgatctgagatatgagaaaatcacttgactcacacacaatcataactgtttgatggggattatcaccttcgaggtacatcctataactcccacatctcctagaatacatgcttgcaatcatatttaaagcattttattcttttttcgttttatttttctttttgagcataTCATACATGGGCATTtaagagatagaaaataaatatccaattatgttaagcatttgacattccaattttgctatgccaaagcacacaaatatcattgacattgcacttttactatgtcgaagcatacaaatgtcatttcatgattggcgggcaacagtagtgagatggttatttatacctttctcttaggattttctagtccttcccataaaaaagagtgatacgagtgttaagtacaagagattacttaatcttactcatcacaaacacgagccacaaatctcacttgtttagttgtgtatagagatgctcatctaagctacaaaagatacaaaatttagaaaactttttttcaatggccatccaagatacacaagtaccaatgtacacatacacacactgtttttgtatttttctgatttttcaaattttttttttaaatttttatatgaaaaacaaaataagcaaaactgaaaacaacaaacaaaaacatgttaagcaaaacaaagcataaaactagactaactcaaaataaaagtaaaacacacaagttatgcaaaaacaaaaatacgaagagagagaagaaagtcaTAGAAtaacttggagcccttttccttccacaccttggaagaacctttcctttgagtaAACCTTTGAACCAGTGGTGAGGAGGAAGAATTGAGaccgttcaagtttgaaaggaacatgagggctttgagaagatttctaaggggagcaagagaggattgaagctgattttgGCTTCCAGATGCCATCATGCCATTACTCTATTGAGTGGTTAACCACTTATAGAAATTTGGTTGAGTATGACTGacaactccacaatgatgacagagatgttgcttcttctgtttaggcttttgagagttaacCTTCTTAGCCTTAgagtttttaacatctttcttatCCTATTTATGGGGTGCTCCTAGAATAGATTTATCCTtatctaagttctcactagctaattcatttttaacattgttcttaatttcaacattattagcagaaggaacaaaaacagtagtactagtagaagcaatactaggagaagagaaatcataccctaaatcggttcgatcagaagcagatttctgaagactgagcatctcatcaagctttgcacttgaagtcctttccagttgagctctgacttggaatagttctgcttcaagcttcttgatcttctcagtcaagaaattattctcaaacctcagggttccaatagtctgattggattcatcaaactttgtggaaagctcttcacgctcaagctccacatcactgagcttcttggtggtcaacctatacaacttctaATGCTTTTCTAAGACCTTGTAcaactttgcataggctgtgtagatgtcatcttgttcatccatcttctcaaacttggactccaccaattccttttcttcatccacatctttaGCAGTTCTCTCAGTAGAATTGatagtggcagtgaaggcattcaagattccatTATCCTCATTGTCAGAATCATCTTCAAGCTTGGTGTCACTCAatgtagcagcaagtgccttgcttttcccaatagTCTCGAGATATGTGGGGCATTCTagtttcatgtgaccgaagccctgacacccaaagcactttggtcctgaAGGAACAGTATACTGACCACCATCCCTAGCATCTTTCTTACCcttgtcttggctcttgaattgagaagaactggattatctacggtccttgtcgaagcccttcccattggcattcttcatgaacttcctGAATTTCttagtgatgtaggacttcatcttagaatcttcatcatttgaagACTCATCCGTGTCactactcttggccttcaaAGCCATGCTCTTGCCCTTTCTCGACTTGCCAATTCTTGTTAAACctaactcataggtctgcagattACCAATCAGttctgtcaaaggaatcttgttgatgtcctttgattcctcgatCTGAGTACCTTTCTTACAATCTTGGGTTTAGGAATGATTTTCCCAAGATTcaaagctgagttcactatgtccttgagcttggcatagaactcatcaagcaacttatcctcctccatcttgatttcttcgaagcttgtagtgagcctttgAAGTTTCGAATCCTTAACAACCTTAGTTCCTTTATAGGTTGTCTGAAAGATGGTCCATGCCTCCTTAGTAGTTTCAGTaaaggatatcttcttgaattcctcattagtAACTGCACTGAACAAAACATTCAATGCCCTACTGTTGAATTTTACCACCTTGATCTTGACTTCATCCCAATCGAccggcgcttcctttggctttgTCTAGCCTATTTCAACAGCTTGctacactttctcatctaaaaactgcaagaaagctcttatgcatactttccagtatgcatagttagtgccatcaaaaaggaggtataattaatgactgtcctctattcatgacaaacaggggtcaatgaatcaacacagtaaagattaaccctaatcagagtgtgcctgctctgataccacttgataggccaaaaacgtggtagtacaaacaaatcaccaattaaactaagtatgcagcgaaaattaaattgacatggtgatttgtttatgaatggggaaaaccaatacggtaaaaaccccaccgggtgattttaaggtcaccactcctgagaatccactattatcataacaagtggttacaagtaaaggaatcccagtaccttataccaacatacagttgaacccttaccccaatacccaattggacttgttttgtagtgacaatctctccttttaatgcacggctttcagtacgtgattaaccaattgcgtggatctcAGTACTCGACTTCAAttaccaactagagaaggttgttggctataaagttcttcaattcatccaaatGACAATGATCGAGAAGATGCTTaatcacaaaaccctatggtgcacaaacacagtaacttcttcacaagaatgatgaactagggtaaattctatctccagtcacaatttgtttgaacaaaaactttgttcaacacttgtgcaacttgtgtcaccttttacgacccttaaaataatccttttatatgtcaagagttgtgagaaaagaaagcccaaacacataatcatggattggagtcaaaacagatgtgaaattctatttttcataaacctcgacaaatacCCTATCTATCTAGTTGTTGTCAAGCCACGGGACTAGAACAACTCTtcaatctcgatagatactagctatcgagctttaatgaacttgcacttttcaacttgaatcttgaacagacttgcatgatttcaacacttgatcttgaaacaaaatttcttgaagtattaaacacatcctagatttacccaaatacaagtaaagtgccttttgtcaaaggattagccaattacataaaataatgacatatgttcgtaacaagtgaatcacatatgtcttaacaccCTTATTGCACTCTGTGGATGAAGGGGCATGTGGTCTTTGTCCTTCTGAGAAGCTCTGTGTCTGTCCTTATTGTTGTCCCTGGACCTACTAGAATCTcctttttttacaaatttctaCAACTTTCCTTTTCATAAGAGCTCCTCTATTTGCTCCTTTAGGTCTCTGCAGTCCTCTGTGTAATGACAGTGATCCTTGTGGAAACAATAATATTTCTTCTTGTCGTGCACGTTGTGTGATGAATGTAATGGCTGAGGCCATTTGAGGTAGTGTTCATCTTTAATCTGTGCCAAAATTTGATCAACAAGCATAACTAAAGGAGTGAATTTTACCGTCCAAGGGGTCTTTTCATCTTTCCATCTGTTCCCGTTAGTATTCTGATGATCTATCCGTTCCCTTTTTCATCCTCTTCCATCGTCctcctttctttccttctcctTGGGCTTCTCTATTCCTTCTATTGCTGCTAGGGCATCCTCAGCGTTCATGTATTTTTGAGCCTTTAGGAGCATTTCCGCCATCATCCGAGGGGGATTCTTCGCAAGTGAGACCATGAACTCCCTAGGCTTTAATTCGACTTTAAAGGTCATCAGCTATACTTTGTCATCTACTTCATCCACTTCTAAAGTTTCTCGAGTGAAGCGCTTCACGTACGACcttagggtttctttttctccttgtCTAATGGTAAGCAAATGGTCTGTTGGCTTCTTTGGGCATTGACCACCGACGAAGTGGTGTAAGAAGGAATTGCCTAGTTGCTCAAAGTTATTGATGGACGACCTTGGTATCCTAGTGAACCATTCCCTCGCCGCTCTTCTAAGAGTGGTGGGGAAAGAACGACATAAGATCTTGTCAGGGGGCTGCTGAAGACCCAAAGTCATCTTAAAAGTGTTGAGGTGATCCATAGGATCTTTTAGCCCGCCAAACGGCTTGAGTTGTGGTAGACGAAACTTTGAGGGCATCAGGCATTCTAGGACCACTTTAGTGAAGGGTGAATTTGTCCTCCTGACCATTCGGTCTAGGCTCCAGTGTGTTTTTTCCTTGATTGCATTCCTCAGCCCGTCCATCTCTTTTCTCATTTCCCTAAGAAGGTCCGAGCTCGCCTCTTCTGGAGTAACTGGTCGTCGGTGAGGTGTCCTCTTGTTGTAGTTGCAGCCTCATCTCTTGGTTTTGTCTGGTAAGCTCCTCTGCACTGGCTGTGAGCATCTGGATTTGCAGAGCTAATGCTACGGGATCTTGGGGAGTGTTGGACTCCATCTAGACTTGTGAGTTGAATGGAACTACGTTCTCGAACCTAGGTGCAAAAAAGTCATCCCTACAGACGATGCCAAATTGATAATGCTAAAATCGTCAATGATCATCCAACAGTAGAGTCGACTAAGATTTTCCAAAGCCCTGCAAGAACGAATgaataaaggaaaaaggaaggaaCACCGGTGTGGTACCTGCCACAGAGCCTCCGATGGTAAAGTCAGataattgagagagaaaagagagggtTGAATACCAAAGTATTAGAGTTTCTGGATTAGAATTAAGTACCTCCTTAGGTCCTGAGGCGCTTGTATATATACACCTACTTCCTTCTCCTAGCCGTTGGAGGTGTTTTAATGGTGGCTTCAATGTGGTATCTGTAATGCCTCCGTGAGGTGTTAATGAGAAGATCTTCGTCTCTCCAACGGTAAGGAGACTTATTGCTACTGTATAACGCCTTGCCATTATTTGTGAATTAATGGCTTTTCCTTCGTCCAATGGATATGGCTAAGGATGGAGATTGGTGTGATGGTTCCTTTGTCCACTGGCCCCTCTTCTGGACGAGGAAGTTGCCAGAGGGAGTTATGTTGGGTctatcaattttgaaattttttaaaaaaatactgagtttcttttttgtaaataacagcaataaaaaaataaagattttaagtatttgtttttgttgatagtttattaatactaaATGGATTGTTATTTGttcaggaaaaagaaaaaaaaaatatttggaatttttatttatttatttattaatgagcATGCACGCCTCTGAACAtccttgagagttgagactagTGCAGTTTGGCAATAAGAATGACAAGTATTAAAAAgacagaaatatatatatatatatatatataaaataaaacattatttCTGGTGACACTTAACGGTACTGCATTACATTAGAGGAATTAAGAAGGATAAACTAGTGTCAAAGTCCGAGAAACGGCATGGGCTTTTCTCACTAGCTAGAACTAGTAGTACTCCATTAATTCGCTCTGGATGTATAACATGAGTTGGAAACTGCCCTTATTTCTATCATACAATACATAAACtcttttgatataaaataaCTTAGAACGGTGATGGGGGCTTGTGTGGTGGCTTGTAGTGTGGGGGAGGTGGCTTTTTATATGGTTTCGGATTCGGAGGAGGTGTCACTTTTTGGGGCGGCTTGTATGGGATTTCCTCATTTTCCAATGGAGGGTGTGCTGGGTAGTGTCCATATGGAGGTGGTGGCTTGTGCAGTGGTGGTGGTCTCACTACTATAGGAGGAAGTGGCTTCAcctttggtggtggtggtctcACTATTCTAGGAGGTAGAATTGGTGGTTTTGGCTTCTCTACTTTAGGAGGCGTGTGAACAGGTGTAGGTGGCTTGTAAAGAGGAGCTAGTGGCTTGCGGAATTCAGCAAAAGCTGGACTGGTGAGAACCACAATTCCGAGGAACAACAGTGGCCAGTATAAGGAAGACATTTCTGATGGACGATGGTGCAAAATAAGGAGAAATGGGCACCATTTTTATAGTTGATTTAAGCCATTATTGGCTGTAACAGGTGTCGAAATTAACGTCGTTCATTGTGATTCAGCACCTAAATTGAAAAAGAAGTCCAACGAGGGTATGGCGTGTCATTTACAATTCCTAAATGTGTTAGACATAGTTGGGTCCCATTGAGTCGTAAAATTGGACTACTGGGACAAAAGGTTTGAAAGTGCAGGTCTGGTTTGCTCGTGAATTAAGGTGGGATTCCCTGATTTAAGATTACATATTGTTTTTAGGATAAGCTTAGCGAAGTTAGTCTTTGCCGATCTTACACTTCAATCAATTACTTCCTTCTCTTATCCAATTTTTCAGTACTGTTACTTACGGTGTCATATTATGGTTGATGTATCATGTATAATAATAGaaatgataataattttaaagatGTAGAAGCTCTAAATTCTAAACCATGCAATGATATATATTAGGTTTAAAATTTACCGTGTAAAACAAAGACGAgcaaaaatcataattacattaaattgattaattaaaacGACCAATATATAGTAACTGTTAAAATTGCAGGGCATAGTGCAGGGCAGAGTAGCATGAGACAAGATACAAGTGTGATGGCTAGTGCAGTTGTTGCTGAGGTGAAGAGCATTAACCAAGCCACGGGGGTCGTAAGGAGTGCAGCACTAGCTGATAGGCAGTGCAGGGACCAAGCCACACGGGATGCATCAATGTCTGACCAGAGTGGCACTGAAGTCTGGGAAGCAATTGAAGCAGTCCCACATCACGAGTTCTTCATTCAAGAGCGCTGAGGATTTGATTCCCGTGATTCTAGGAAGTAGTTAGTTGAAATTGACACGTGTATGATTCTAGAAGTTTAGCTAACTGATTTTGGCGCCACATTTGATAGTTAGTTATGCTCACTGTGTATATAAACAGAGCATAGTGTATTTTATTCATTAACTTCGTGTATTACATTTTGATCAATGAAATTCTCTCTATTCTATTTAGATTTCTCTCAGATtttttcatggtatcagagcagctAGCACAGTTTACACTGATTTCCTAGCTTTTAGTTTGGTTCCAGAAGATTTTCTTTCGTTCCAAACAGAaatttttctcaagaaaatttccttgtttttcttttgctgaGAAATCGTTCGAGAATTTCtttctgtttcttc
It encodes the following:
- the LOC126690160 gene encoding proline-rich extensin-like protein EPR1 produces the protein MSSLYWPLLFLGIVVLTSPAFAEFRKPLAPLYKPPTPVHTPPKVEKPKPPILPPRIVRPPPPKVKPLPPIVVRPPPLHKPPPPYGHYPAHPPLENEEIPYKPPQKVTPPPNPKPYKKPPPPHYKPPHKPPSPF